From the genome of Sphingomonas sp. HMP6, one region includes:
- the fumC gene encoding class II fumarate hydratase: MAETRTETDSLGAIEVPVSAYWGAQTQRSIENFPFPASERMPLGIVHALALVKQAAARVNRQHGLAPSIADAIEAAAGEIVSDRLDDQFPLVIWQTGSGTQTNMNVNEVIAGFANEALTGTRGGKTPVHPNDHVNMSQSSNDSFPTALHVAAVLATEAALLPALDRLEASLAAKANEWRDIVKIGRTHTQDATPLTLGQEFGGYAAQLASCRHRILSAIDGDLRKLAIGGTAVGTGLNAPPGWAADMTAAISDIADTRFETAPNTFEQLAAKDGLVFFHGALNTLAVALTKIANDIRLLGSGPRSGLGELSLPANEPGSSIMPGKVNPTQCESLTMVAAQVIGNNAAVTVGGMQGHFELNVFMPLIGANVLRSIHLLSIGMTSFAERCVAGIEPNRDRIAELVDRSLMLVTALAPEIGYDNAAKIAEHALAEGLTLKEAGLALGLVDAATFDRLVRPETMV; the protein is encoded by the coding sequence ATGGCCGAAACCCGTACCGAAACCGATTCGCTCGGGGCGATCGAAGTGCCCGTCAGCGCCTATTGGGGCGCGCAGACGCAGCGTTCGATCGAGAATTTCCCCTTCCCGGCGAGCGAGCGGATGCCGCTTGGGATCGTCCATGCGCTTGCGCTCGTGAAGCAAGCCGCCGCGCGGGTGAACCGCCAGCACGGCCTTGCGCCCTCCATCGCCGACGCGATCGAGGCGGCGGCGGGCGAGATCGTCAGCGACCGCCTCGACGACCAATTCCCGCTCGTCATCTGGCAGACGGGGTCGGGTACGCAGACCAATATGAACGTCAACGAAGTGATTGCAGGTTTTGCGAACGAGGCGCTGACCGGCACGCGCGGCGGCAAGACGCCGGTCCACCCCAACGATCACGTCAACATGAGCCAGTCGTCGAACGACAGTTTCCCGACCGCGCTGCACGTTGCGGCGGTGCTGGCGACCGAAGCGGCGCTGCTGCCCGCGCTCGATCGGCTTGAGGCTTCCCTCGCCGCAAAGGCAAACGAGTGGCGCGACATCGTCAAGATCGGCCGCACCCATACGCAGGATGCGACCCCGCTCACGCTCGGGCAGGAATTCGGCGGTTATGCGGCGCAGCTTGCCAGTTGCCGCCACCGCATCCTGAGTGCGATCGATGGCGATCTGCGCAAGCTCGCGATCGGCGGCACCGCAGTCGGCACCGGGCTGAACGCGCCACCGGGCTGGGCTGCGGACATGACCGCAGCGATCAGCGATATCGCCGACACGCGCTTCGAAACCGCCCCCAACACTTTCGAGCAACTCGCCGCCAAGGATGGGCTGGTCTTCTTCCACGGCGCGCTCAACACATTGGCAGTGGCGTTGACCAAGATCGCCAACGACATCCGCCTGCTCGGCTCCGGCCCGCGTTCGGGGCTGGGCGAACTGTCTCTGCCCGCGAACGAACCGGGCAGCTCGATCATGCCGGGGAAGGTCAACCCGACGCAGTGCGAGAGCCTAACGATGGTTGCCGCGCAAGTGATCGGTAACAATGCCGCCGTCACGGTCGGCGGGATGCAAGGGCATTTCGAACTCAACGTGTTCATGCCGCTGATCGGTGCGAACGTGCTGCGATCGATCCACTTGCTGAGCATCGGCATGACGAGCTTCGCCGAGCGTTGCGTCGCGGGGATCGAGCCGAATCGCGACCGAATCGCTGAGCTGGTCGATCGTTCGCTGATGCTCGTCACCGCGCTCGCGCCCGAGATCGGTTATGACAATGCCGCCAAGATCGCGGAACATGCGCTGGCCGAGGGGCTCACGCTGAAGGAAGCCGGCCTCGCGCTCGGGCTGGTCGATGCTGCGACGTTCGATCGGCTGGTCCGTCCCGAAACGATGGTGTGA
- the gmk gene encoding guanylate kinase yields the protein MPDHRSSQPKSFKRRGLMFVLSSPSGAGKSTIANRLLTEERNKLKMSVSYTTRAPRAGEVEGKDYHFVDKETFRGMAEDDQFLEWARVFDQRYGTPRDTVFKDLENGQDILFDIDWQGAQQLFQLAGGDVVRVFILPPGLKTLRERLEKRATDTQEVIDRRMDRALAEVSHWDGYDYVLVNDDLDDCYDCVQTILTAERLKRSRQRGMIGFIRRLPEK from the coding sequence ATGCCCGACCATCGATCTTCCCAGCCCAAGAGCTTCAAACGCCGCGGGCTGATGTTCGTTCTGTCCTCGCCCTCCGGCGCGGGCAAGTCGACGATCGCCAACCGGCTGCTCACGGAGGAGCGCAACAAGCTCAAAATGTCGGTGTCCTACACCACCCGCGCGCCGCGCGCCGGGGAAGTGGAGGGCAAGGACTATCACTTCGTCGACAAGGAGACCTTCCGCGGCATGGCGGAAGACGACCAGTTCCTCGAATGGGCGCGCGTGTTCGACCAACGCTACGGTACGCCGCGCGATACCGTGTTCAAGGATCTCGAGAACGGCCAGGATATCCTGTTCGACATCGATTGGCAGGGCGCGCAGCAATTGTTTCAGCTCGCCGGTGGCGACGTCGTCCGCGTGTTCATCCTGCCGCCGGGCCTGAAGACGCTACGCGAGCGTCTTGAGAAACGCGCGACCGATACGCAGGAAGTCATCGACCGCCGCATGGACCGCGCGCTCGCCGAGGTGAGCCATTGGGACGGGTATGATTATGTCTTGGTCAACGATGACCTCGACGATTGCTACGACTGCGTCCAGACGATCCTCACCGCCGAGCGCCTCAAGCGCTCACGCCAGCGCGGCATGATCGGCTTCATCCGCCGCTTGCCCGAGAAGTAA
- a CDS encoding ATP12 family chaperone protein codes for MKRFWINVALDEGRAVSLDGKPVRTPGRVPLALPTEALAEAVAGEWRAVEGEIDPRAMPLTGLANAAIDRVGADPALFARGLAVYAESDLLCYRADAPDDLVARQQAAWDPLLDWARARYDVHLETATGILHRAQPAATLTRLSEAIATRDAFALAALSPIVTIGGSLIAALALAENAATPEQVWDAITLDEDYQAERWGRDPLAAAGIEARRRDFDAGVRMLELLER; via the coding sequence ATGAAGCGTTTCTGGATCAATGTAGCGCTCGACGAAGGCCGTGCGGTCTCGCTCGATGGCAAGCCAGTGCGGACCCCCGGACGCGTGCCGCTGGCGCTGCCGACCGAGGCGCTGGCAGAGGCGGTCGCAGGCGAGTGGCGCGCGGTCGAGGGCGAGATCGACCCGCGCGCGATGCCACTGACCGGCCTCGCCAATGCCGCGATCGACCGGGTGGGCGCCGACCCGGCGCTCTTCGCACGCGGTCTGGCGGTCTATGCCGAGAGCGACCTGCTCTGCTACCGCGCCGATGCGCCCGATGATCTGGTCGCGCGTCAGCAGGCGGCGTGGGATCCCCTGCTCGATTGGGCGCGGGCGCGCTACGACGTCCACCTCGAGACCGCGACCGGCATCCTGCACCGTGCGCAGCCCGCCGCAACGCTCACCCGGCTGAGCGAGGCCATTGCGACGCGCGATGCCTTTGCGCTGGCGGCGCTATCCCCGATCGTGACGATCGGGGGGTCGCTGATCGCTGCGCTGGCGCTCGCCGAGAATGCCGCGACGCCCGAACAGGTGTGGGACGCGATCACGCTGGACGAGGACTATCAGGCCGAGCGCTGGGGCCGCGATCCGCTCGCCGCCGCCGGGATCGAGGCGCGGCGGCGCGATTTCGATGCGGGCGTGCGGATGCTGGAGCTGCTGGAGCGCTGA
- a CDS encoding HAD-IA family hydrolase has product MNKLALFDCDGTLVDSQDNICRSAEEAFKLAGIMAPPRDRIRRIVGLSLVEAMRTLHPEGEDALHRSLAEDYKAAFFRMRSSGAMAEEPLYEGMLEVLDVLQAEGWVLGVATGKSDRGLAHILAHHGIAARFVTLQTADRHPSKPHPSMIETAMAESGATAATTVMIGDTSYDMQMARAAGARALGVAWGYHPVDELTAAGAHAIADAVAALPRLVHG; this is encoded by the coding sequence ATGAACAAGCTGGCCCTTTTCGATTGCGACGGGACGCTGGTCGACAGCCAGGACAATATCTGTCGTTCCGCCGAGGAGGCGTTCAAGCTCGCCGGGATCATGGCACCGCCGCGCGACCGCATCCGGCGGATCGTCGGGCTGAGCCTGGTCGAGGCGATGCGCACGCTGCATCCGGAGGGCGAAGATGCGCTGCACCGCAGCCTGGCCGAGGATTACAAGGCGGCGTTCTTTCGCATGCGCTCCTCGGGTGCGATGGCGGAGGAGCCGTTGTACGAAGGGATGCTGGAGGTGCTCGACGTGCTGCAGGCCGAAGGCTGGGTGCTCGGCGTGGCGACCGGAAAGTCCGATCGCGGGCTCGCGCACATCCTCGCGCATCACGGCATCGCCGCCCGCTTCGTCACGCTGCAGACCGCTGACCGGCACCCGTCCAAGCCGCATCCGTCCATGATCGAGACAGCCATGGCCGAATCGGGCGCAACGGCTGCCACAACGGTGATGATCGGCGACACGAGTTATGACATGCAGATGGCGCGCGCGGCGGGGGCACGCGCGCTTGGCGTCGCCTGGGGCTACCACCCCGTGGACGAGCTGACGGCTGCGGGCGCGCATGCCATCGCCGATGCGGTGGCTGCGCTGCCCCGGCTTGTCCACGGTTGA
- a CDS encoding FMN-binding negative transcriptional regulator — MHPNGAFRFVDDASMLSFAAARGFAHIFATTPEGPMVAHAPITPFKGAFRFHVARGNPIARHLNSATLLLSVSDSDGYVSPSWYADPLGSKHVPTWNYVAVEIVGTARLLDDAELTAQLDTLAAINEPRVSPELQWTRAKTDSAYFDKLLKAIVGVEVAVEAVRGTTKLSQHRLDEDNVGVIAGLRRSGNPALAEAMAR, encoded by the coding sequence GTGCATCCCAACGGCGCCTTCCGCTTCGTCGACGATGCGTCGATGCTCAGCTTTGCGGCGGCGCGTGGGTTTGCGCATATCTTTGCGACCACGCCGGAAGGTCCGATGGTCGCCCACGCGCCGATCACGCCTTTTAAGGGTGCCTTTCGTTTCCACGTCGCGCGCGGCAACCCGATCGCGCGCCATCTGAACAGCGCGACCTTGCTGCTGAGCGTGAGCGACAGCGACGGCTATGTCAGCCCGAGCTGGTATGCCGATCCGCTCGGATCGAAGCATGTGCCGACCTGGAACTATGTCGCGGTCGAGATCGTCGGGACGGCGCGGTTGCTCGACGACGCGGAGCTGACCGCACAACTCGACACACTCGCCGCGATCAACGAACCGCGGGTTTCGCCCGAGCTGCAATGGACCCGCGCCAAGACCGACTCGGCCTATTTCGACAAATTGCTCAAGGCGATCGTGGGGGTCGAAGTCGCCGTCGAGGCGGTGCGCGGCACCACCAAGCTCAGCCAGCACCGGCTGGATGAGGACAATGTCGGCGTGATCGCGGGCCTGCGCCGCAGCGGCAATCCAGCACTGGCGGAGGCGATGGCGCGATGA
- a CDS encoding RluA family pseudouridine synthase encodes MSVAPTKATSDVRQFNVGVDDDGIRLDRWFKRHLPDTSYTTVAKWARTGQLRIDGARAKPGDHVVAGQSIRVPPAEPVRVDAPVKRERPPLSDDEIAFAREMVIHRDAQAIVLNKPPGLATQGGTKTIEHVDGLLDALQDDLDGRPKLVHRLDKDTSGALLIARTARAAAYFSKSFSSRTARKTYWALVVGVPSIEDGMIELPIGKQPGSGGEKMHVDEKEGSPARTRYRVIEMAGTTTAWLELIPYTGRTHQLRVHLAAIGHPIVGDGKYGGQAAFLTGNISRKMHLHSRRIRIDHPDGGAIDVQAELPTHFAESLKQLGFDEMLGNTMPLESPPPPTRAVKKQQARQHAKNVRKDRKGERRRRGSSD; translated from the coding sequence ATGAGCGTCGCACCGACCAAAGCAACCTCCGACGTGCGCCAGTTCAACGTCGGCGTCGATGATGACGGCATCCGGCTCGACCGCTGGTTCAAGCGGCATTTGCCCGACACAAGCTACACCACCGTCGCCAAATGGGCGCGCACCGGGCAACTCCGCATCGACGGCGCCCGCGCCAAGCCCGGCGACCATGTCGTGGCCGGCCAATCAATCCGCGTGCCGCCGGCCGAACCCGTCCGCGTCGATGCCCCGGTCAAGCGCGAACGCCCGCCGCTCAGCGACGACGAGATCGCCTTCGCGCGCGAAATGGTGATCCACCGCGACGCGCAGGCGATCGTGCTCAACAAGCCACCCGGACTCGCTACGCAAGGCGGGACCAAGACGATCGAGCATGTCGACGGCTTGCTCGATGCGTTGCAGGACGATCTCGATGGCCGCCCCAAGCTGGTTCACCGGCTCGACAAGGATACGAGCGGCGCGCTGCTCATCGCCCGTACCGCGCGGGCGGCGGCCTATTTCTCCAAGTCGTTCTCGTCGCGCACCGCCCGGAAGACCTATTGGGCTTTGGTTGTCGGCGTGCCCTCGATCGAGGATGGCATGATCGAACTCCCGATCGGCAAGCAGCCGGGCTCGGGCGGCGAGAAGATGCATGTCGACGAGAAGGAAGGGTCGCCCGCACGGACGCGCTACCGCGTAATCGAGATGGCCGGGACGACGACGGCGTGGCTCGAGCTGATCCCCTATACCGGGCGCACGCATCAGCTCCGCGTGCATCTCGCCGCGATCGGCCATCCGATTGTCGGCGACGGTAAATATGGCGGGCAGGCCGCGTTCCTCACGGGCAATATCTCGCGGAAAATGCATCTCCATTCGCGCCGCATCCGGATCGACCATCCCGATGGCGGCGCGATCGACGTGCAGGCCGAATTGCCGACGCATTTCGCCGAGAGCCTGAAGCAATTGGGCTTTGACGAGATGCTCGGCAACACGATGCCGCTCGAATCGCCGCCGCCCCCAACGCGCGCGGTGAAAAAGCAGCAAGCCCGTCAGCACGCCAAGAATGTTCGCAAGGACCGCAAAGGCGAACGGCGGCGGCGCGGCTCGTCGGATTGA